From one Triticum aestivum cultivar Chinese Spring chromosome 4B, IWGSC CS RefSeq v2.1, whole genome shotgun sequence genomic stretch:
- the LOC100682499 gene encoding MLO-like protein 4 — MAEEGRSLAETPTWSVATVTTLMVAACFLIERSLSRLAKWLRKTKRKAMLAALEKIREELMLLGVISLLLSQTARWISEICVPSTLFTSKFYMCTEEDFADLDQHGDSANDTHIARILVGGQSMHVCDEGHEPFVSYEGLEQLHRFLFILGFTHVLYSFVTVVLSMIKIYSWRKWETQASTLSREQLQPRRKVMRRQSTFVFHHASHPWSKSKILLWMLCFLRQFKGSIKKSDYMALRLGFITYHKLPHSYDFHKYMVRSMEDDYNGSVGISWPLWAYAIICIFVNVHGLNIYFWLSFAPVIIVLLVGTELQHVVAQLALEVVEATATNVGTQLKLRDDLFWFGKPRVLWWLIQFISFQNAFEMATFLWSLWELSANSCFMKNQYMVVIRLASGLLVQVWCSYSTLPLNVIISQMGSKFKKSLVSESVRDSLHSWCKRIKDRRHNPLFMRNGTLTSRSVCSLDTTIYETDHETNTVCTLSRTVSASSLDEALTVVTVDDDEEISHIEQDIQHP; from the exons ATGGCGGAGGAGGGGAGGTCGCTGGCGGAGACGCCGACGTGGTCCGTGGCCACGGTCACCACGCTCATGGTCGCCGCATGCTTCCTCATCGAGCGCTCGCTCTCACGCCTCGCCAAG TGGCTGCGGAAGACGAAGCGGAAGGCCATGCTCGCCGCACTCGAGAAGATCCGCGAAG AACTGATGCTGCTCGGCGTGATATCGCTGCTGCTGAGCCAGACGGCCAGGTGGATATCGGAGATCTGCGTGCCATCGACACTCTTCACCAGCAAATTCTATATGTGCACAGAGGAGGATTTCGCCGATCTGGACCAACATGGGGACTCCGCTAACGATACCCACATTGCTAGAATCCTAGTTGGCGGCCAGTCGATGCATGTTTGCGATGAG GGTCACGAACCTTTTGTTTCATATGAGGGTCTTGAGCAGCTGCATCGCTTTCTGTTTATTCTTGGTTTTACTCATGTGCTTTACAGTTTCGTGACAGTGGTTCTGTCGATGATTAAG ATATATAGCTGGAGGAAGTGGGAAACTCAAGCATCTACACTCTCAAGGGAGCAGTTGCAAC CTAGGAGAAAGGTTATGCGAAGGCAATCTACCTTTGTTTTTCATCATGCATCTCACCCATGGAGCAAAAGTAAAATACTTCTTTGGATG TTGTGCTTTCTGCGCCAATTTAAGGGTTCTATTAAAAAATCAGATTACATGGCATTAAGGTTGGGCTTTATCACA TATCATAAGTTGCCGCATTCGTACGACTTCCACAAATACATGGTACGGAGCATGGAAGATGATTACAATGGAAGTGTTGGTATCAG TTGGCCACTTTGGGCTTATGCAATAATATGCATCTTTGTCAATGTTCATG GTCTTAATATATATTTCTGGCTATCATTTGCCCCTGTCATT ATCGTCCTGCTTGTGGGCACTGAGCTGCAGCATGTTGTCGCTCAGTTGGCACTGGAGGTTGTTGAGGCAACAGCCACAAATGTTGGAACACAACTGAAACTGCGGGATGATCTCTTCTGGTTTGGAAAACCTCGGGTTCTGTGGTGGCTTATACAGTTCATCTCGTTCCAG AATGCCTTTGAGATGGCGACATTCTTATGGTCTCTG TGGGAACTGAGTGCAAATTCTTGCTTCATGAAGAACCAGTACATGGTTGTTATTCGCTTGGCTTCTGG GCTGCTTGTTCAAGTTTGGTGCAGCTACAGTACACTGCCTCTTAACGTGATTATCTCCCAG ATGGGTTCCAAGTTCAAGAAGTCACTGGTCTCCGAGAGCGTGAGGGACTCCCTCCACAGCTGGTGCAAGAGGATCAAAGACAGGAGGCACAACCCGCTCTTCATGCGGAACGGGACACTCACGTCGAGGTCGGTCTGCTCCCTCGACACGACCATCTACGAGACTGACCACGAGACTAACACGGTGTGCACGCTGTCGAGGACTGTGTCGGCGTCCTCCCTGGACGAGGCGCTGACTGTGGTCACTGTTGATGACGACGAGGAGATCTCTCACATCGAGCAAGATATTCAACACCCTTAG